DNA from Cyanobacterium sp. T60_A2020_053:
TAATGACCTATGCAACCACTAATTCCCGTAACGAAAATACGCATTTTTATTCTTACAAAACGACAAATTATCGATATTATAGCGCCCTTCATCGTTTACCAAGTAAAAATTTTAAGCTCTTCTTATCATCAGTCCTAAAATAGCTGAAAGTACTGTTAAATTGAGGTTTTGTTAAGCAGATTTTTCAAATGATATTTCTGTAAATCAGAGGTGACTTGTTGAGCCAAATTTCTACTTGCCCATAAATTTATATAACTTAAAAAGACTAATTCTACCCAGTTGTTTTCTCTTTCAACGTTCGTACTATAACCCTGATCTGTCACTTTTCGATAGACTTGCTTTACTAAATATAGTTTCAGCCATTTTCAAGCTCTGATAATTTTTATTACTTAAAAAGTCGGCGTTGCCGATTTTAAATATGTTTTTGCTTGGGGCACAGCGCCCTCCGCCTGAGTTTGAGACAGCAATAATCCCAGAGAACCAATACCGAGAGTTATCAATAAATTAAAAGCCCTGAAACCCTTATTTTTGTAAGGTAGGGTAACATTTTTGACCATAATCTACTACCTGATTATTTTAGATTTGTAAACTAATTTAATGGTAATTCATAGTAGGGGAAAATAGATGATCAATTTTGTGTTTTCCTAACTCATTAAATAGTTTTAAATTTTTGGTATGAGGGGGAGGGCAGTAGTCTGATTATAATTGAAGTAAAGATTGAAATTGTGGAAATCCATGAGTGAATATTTCAACGTACTTATGATAATAATATTTTGAATGTTATATATTTGCTGTAATTCAGCCATGTTTCATATGATCATTAACCAACGCCTGAAAGATTATGATTTAACAATTAATAATTTTTTAGATTTATTATAAAGTGATAATTTATGATTATTTTACAGTTATCTGATCAAGAACAATTAATCTATCAAAGATTAAAGATCGAACCGCAAGAATTAATCAATTTTTGTCAAGAGAATCATATTGCAGAATTAGCTGTATTTGGTTCTATTTTAAGAGATGATTTTAATAATCAAAGTGATATAGATTTTCTTATTACCTATTCTCCTCTAGCTAATCGAGGTTTATTAGAAAAAATTGCCCTCAAGGAAAAACTAGAAAAAATGTGCCATCGCCCTGTAGATTTAGTTAGTAAAAATACCATAAAAAATAGTAAAAATTGGCTTAAAAAACAGACAATTTTAAATTCATGTCAGGTAATTTATCATGCGTGATGTAAGCACTTTAATAGATATTTGTCAAGCTATTGAACTAATATCTAACTATATCGATAATATTAGTTATCAAGAGTTGCTAAATAATCAAGAAAAACAAGATGCTATTCTGAGAAGAATTATGATTATTGGCGAAGCGACAAAAAGATTATCTCTTGAGTTTAGAAAACAACATCCTTCTATTCCTTGGAGACAAATTGCAGGAATGCGAGATATTATTACTCATGAATATGATAATGTTGATTTGGAAGAAGTTTGGACTGTTATTACTGTTAATTTGCCCACTCTTTATGAGTATATTTATCCACTTTTGCCACTCGATGAAAGTTAAATTGTGAGAATTTCCTATCAAGAATTAAAGAGTTTAATTCATTGCACTAGAATGAACAGCGCCCTCCGCCGAAGTTTGAGACAGCAATAATCCCAGAGAACCAATACCGAGAGTTACCAATAAATTAAAAGCCCTGAAACCCTTATTTTTGTAGGCTAGGGGAACATTTTTGACCATAACCTACTACCTGATTATTTTAGATTTGTAAACTAATTTAATTGTATTCATACTAGGGGAAAATAGATGATCAATTTTGTGTTTTCCTAACTCGTTGAATAGTTTTAAATTTTTGGTATGAGGGGGAGGGTAGTAGTCTGATTATAATTGAAGTAAAGATTGAAATTGTAAAAATCCATGAGTGAATATTTCAACGTACTTATTGAACGAAGGAAGTTTAGTTATTAATTGGAGTAAAAAATTTAACAATAAAGGTGAATTAGTCAATGTAAGTTAAATGCGTCTTAGCTTACCTAATACCTAACACTTGAAAGCATTTTTTCAATAACCCCCATTTAAAGATATGATACGGCGAGCTAATTCTGTGTGTAGCTGATGACTGGCTTTATAAGCAAGGTAATGGGCGCACGGAATACTACCAAGTAAACTTAAATCACCAATTAAATCCAGTATCTTATGGCGCACGGGTTCATTTTCAAAGCGTAAAGGAGGATTTACCCAACCATCTTGGCTACAAACAAGGGCATTATTAAGATTGCCTCCTAAGATGAGTCCAGCTTGTTGTAATTGTTGGATTTGTTCCGCAAAACCAAACGTGCGGGCGGGCGCTATGGCCGTGCTAAATTTTTCTCGCTCAGGATACCATGTATGCCATTGATTTTGTATTTCGGCATAGGGAAAGTCCACACCATAGGTAAACAGCATTTTTTCCGAAGGCAATACCGCTACAAAAGCATCGTCTTTCCTTACCCAAATTGGTTCTTTTATACTAATACTCGATGAAGAAAAAGTGGGAGTTTTGTTATCGAGATTATTGAGAATATTATTTACCCACAATTCTCCAGACCCATCTAACAGTGGTAATTCAGCGCCCTTCACCTCAATCATCACATCATCGATACCACAGGCACAAAGGGAAGCCAGTAAATGCTCCACGGTTCTAATTTTTGCTTCTCCTTGACCTAATTCTGTGGATAAAATTGTACTGGTAACAGATGCAATCGTAGCTGGGATTATCGGGCGCTGTGATAAATCCGTTCTGACGAAAAAGCGCCCTTCGCCTTTCTTGGCTGGGGTGAGGTGCGCTGTACATTCTTGCCCAGAGTGTAACCCAACTCCTGATAGTTGAAATGATTTAAACATATTAAATTTAATTTTTACTTTGATTATGTAAGTTATTAGTTACAGAGCATTCCACATGAGTAAACCACGTTTTTTGTTTCACGCAAAGGCGCGAAGGCGCAAAGGGATTTTTTTGGACAATCTAAAGTGTGGTTTAAGAAAATGAAAACTGCGGTAAGGTAGGTAGTAAGTAACTAAGAGTTGTTAAATAGTAATGGTATCAATTTCGGCTAAAGACCTCTGAGCATAAGCCTGATAACGATCTTTTTTACTCCTAATTTTCTTTTCTAACGGTGGTAAAATGCCAAAATTAGGGGGCATCGGTTGAAAGTGTTTGGCATCAGCCGAACTGATAAAATCGAATAAAGCGCCCATCATCGTCACAGGAGATAGTACAAGGGGATTTTGACCATGATAAACACGACTAGCATTAACCCCCGCTAACCAACCTCCCGCCGCCGCCGCTGTATAGCCTTCCGTGCCAATTAACTGCCCAGCGCCCATCATCGTACCACGATGTTTAAACTGTAGAGTGGGAGATAATAACTGAGGCGCATTGAGAAACGTATTTTTGTGCATCACTCCCATGCGCACAAATTCAGCATTTTCTAAACCGGGTATAAGACGAAAAACCCTTTTTTGTTCACCCCATTTTAAATTAGTCTGAAAACCAACCATATTCCACAGTTGCCCGGCTTTGTCTTCTTGGCGTAACTGTACCACCCCATAGGGGCGCTTGTCTTTATTTTCTCGAAAATCCCCCAAACGAGCATCAAATAAACCAATAGGCTTCAACGGTCCATATCTCATGGTATCTTCCCCCCGTTGCCCTAATTCTTCAATGGGCAAACAGGCTTCAAAAAATTTAGAACTTTCTCGATCAAAATCTTTTAACTCTGCCTGTTCAGCTTGACATAATTCCTGCCAAAAGTGCAAATACTGTTCTTTATCCATAGGACAATTTAAATAAGCAGCTTCTCCTTTGTCATAACGTGACGCTAAAAAAGCAATGTCTTGATTGATGGATTCTCCCACTATAATGGGACTAGCGGCATCAAAAAAGTTCATGTATTCCATGCCTGTAAATTTCTGCAATTCTTGGGCGAGGGGATAACTGGTGAGAGGACCGGTGGCTAAAACTACGATACCGTCAGAGGGAATGGTTTTAATTTCTTCTCTTTTCAGGGTGATTAAAGGATGATTAGCAAGGGTTTCGGTGAGAGTACGACTAAATACCCCTCGATCCACCGCCAAAGCTCCCCCCGCCGGTACTTTATGCTCGTCTGCTGTTTTAATAATGATAGAATCAAGACGGCGTAATTCTTCATGGAGTAATCCGGCTGCTCGATCCGTGGCATCTGCCCCAAAGGAGTTACTACATACTAATTCCGCTAAATCTTCACTGTGGTGCGCTGGGGAGAGGTGCGCTGGGCGCATTTCGTAGAGGGTGACTGGTATTCCTGCCCGGGCGATTTGCCATGTGGCTTCTGTGCCAGCTAATCCTCCGCCAATAACGATAATTTCTTGTTGATTCATGGTTAGTATTTTTGTTCTATGGTGAAGGGCGCTGATGCCTACACATAATTGATTTTGCTTTCTTACTTATTATTATTACAATTAATTCGCCATTACCATGTCATATAGCAAGACTAAATCCCTTATAGCAATTACTCCTTTTTTGTTATTTTGCGAAACAAAGAAGGAAAACTAATATTTTCATAAAGACGATAAAAGTTAACTGAAACTATAGTTCCATCTGGCGTTGCTGATTTTAAATATGTTTTTGCTTGGGGTAGGGAGTAGTAATAATATTTTGAGTATTATATATTTGCTGTAATTCATTAATGTTTCATATCCCAATTCAGTAATGCCAGATGTACTTTTACCATAACGTTCATAACTTAAATCAGCAACGCCTCAATTTCTGTTACTCCTGAGCATCTGAAGAATTTAACCAGCGCCCGTCACCTTGATTCCCCATGCGTAGTAAAACAATTCCCGCTTCATTTTTCGAGACGCTTTTTTGGGGTTGAAAAAGAGTAGTAAAACCAAAAGCCCGACGAATATTAGCATTTTCGCCATTTTGCCAATCTAAATACAAGTTACGCCATAGTTGGGGACTTAAATCATTAACATCCTGAAAACCCCAAGTATCTCTAACACTGTCAATGGTGACATTATCCACTCTTTCACGGCGAAAATCGAGGGGTATTTTCCAGTTGAGCAAATCGGCACGGGTGAGAGGGGCGCTGGGTTGAAAATTACTGGCACTGGCATCTTTCGTTAAACGGGAAGGGATTATCCCAGCCTCCGCTAATCCTTGAATAATACCAAAATCAGGGTCATCATTGTTAATATCGCTAAATACCGGCTGACTGTTACTACTAGCTTCTTTAATGACATTGCCCACCGTATCAGCATATAACAGATTATTGGTTTTAAATAACCACCGTGCAAACTCTCGACGAGTAATAATTTCCTGCGGTTGGAGGGCGCTGGATTCAACGATTCCCTTCTGTTGCAATATTGCTAAAGGGTTTTCCGGATTAGTTTCCACTTCTGCGTTAAGGGGAGTTTGTGGAGTTTGTGGAGTTTCTTCTGTTGCCGTAGGGGTAATTTCAGTCCCTAACATTTGATATTCCGTTTGATTGCCATTGACTGTAAAAGTCATTGTCAAGTTAAAATTTTTCTCGGCATTGGTGGCAGTTAATGAATTATCTTCCGCTACTTGCACTTGCCATTGTTTCTGTTCTAGTTGTTGCTTATAATAGTCGGAAATTACGTTAATGGGGTCTGAAGATGTCCAAAAAACTTCTTTTCCTTCTGTTTTTACTATCTCTGCATTGTCATAAATCGGCACGGTGACAGTGTAGGGTAATTTAATGGTAGTGGTAGGATCAGCGCCCTCCACCGCAGTGGTATCATTGGGGGATAAACTGGCATCCGGTGCAAAACGAGATGCTAAATTTTCGTTACCACTGCAACCGAGTAAGAAAAGCAAAGATAAAACTAAAGAATGACGAAAAAATGACATAATTGACGATTGACCATGGATAATTGACAATGGATAATGAAAGAAATGTAGAAGTAATTGTTTTCTAAATTCTAAATTCTAAATTCTAAATTTTTTATCCTTTGCCCTTTTGACAAATTAAAGAGCTGATTAATCAATGACTTTAGCACAATATTAGTAAAAATTTAAAAATGACCGATAGAGAAGAAAATCGCCCCAGTTGGGATGAATATTTCATGTTAATGGCAAAACTCGCCGCCACTCGCTCCACTTGTTTAGCTTTTCCGGTGGGCGCTGTCATTGTCAAAAATCGTCAAGTATTAGCAACAGGTTATAATGGACCTCCTTCTGGTTCGATTCATTGTACAGCGCAAGGCTTTTGCTATGAAGGTTTGAGCAGTTGTGATGCTAGTAGAGAATTACCATCCCGCGCCGTTCATGCAGAGGCTAACGCCATTGCCCTTGCTTCTCGTCACGGTATAGCAACGGAGGGCGCTACTATTTATGTCACCCTTGAGCCTTGTATCTCCTGTTTAAAATTAATCATTTCTGCTGGAATTAAGGAGGTTTTTTATGAAACTGATTTTAACCTCGGTGATCGTCTCACAGTGAGAGATTATTATGTGCAAGACAAATTAGTTAATCTCCATCAAATGGTTATCCGTGATGGCGTCGCCCATAAAGCTAGTCAATTTTTAGTTGCCCCTGTGTCTCGAAAGTCTAAATAGGGGTTACTGAAAAAGTATTTTGGTGAGGGAAGGTGTCAGGCTTCGGGTGTTAGGTTTCAGGTGAAATGCTTATAAATTAAAGACTTTAGCCAAATCGTTATTTTTCATAAATTGCTCATTTCTATCAGTAATTTTGATTAGGAGATCAGAAATACAGATTTTTTGGCGAAAAAAGATTATCTTTAGCACTTTTTTGAATTTTTATTATGCTTAAAGATGTCAGGTCAGGTCTTAGGTATTAGGTTTGAAAATTACCACTGAAACCTGCAACCTGAAGCCTGAAACCTAGTCACCTTTTAACCTTTGCCTCTTGCCCTTCACTACTCCACTAATGAGTGCAAACCATAAATAGCAGTTAAAAGCTAATTTTGATTGTCTATAATGAAAAGTGTAAAGAAATGTTAAATATATTAAAGAATATGAGTACAGTTAATCTCGCCGAAATATCAGCGCGCCTCGACAGCGACAACTCCAAAGATCGTTTATTAGCCCTTGCTTCTTTGCGACAGGTGGAAGCAAAAGACGCTGTACCATTGATCATTAAGGTTATTAATGACGATGTGTTACAAGTGCGTTCTATGGCGGTGTTTGCTTTAGGGGTGAAGCAAACGGAAGAGTGTTTCCCGATTTTGGTGAAATTATTAGAAACTGATGCTGATTACGGTATTCGCGCCGATGCGGCAGGGGCGCTGGGTTATCTTCAGGATATACGCGCTTTTGATTTTCTTGTCCGTGCTTTTCATGAAGATACAGAATGGTTAGTGCGTTTTAGTGCGGCGGTTTCTTTGGGTAATCTGGGAGATGTTCGAGCTAAAGATGTTTTGTTACGGGCGCTACACAGTGGCGAAACAGTTTTAGAACAAGCGGCTATTTCTGCCCTTGGGGAAATAAAAGCACAAGATTGTGTGGATGAGATACTCAATTTTGCCCAGTCAGAAGATTGGTTAATTCGTCAAAGACTAGCAGAGTCTCTGGGAAATTTTAATACTGAAAAAAGTATTTCCGCTCTTAAATATCTTGTTAGAGATGCCAATTCTCAAGTATCAGAAGCAGCGCTTTTCTCTTTACAAAAACTAGGACATTAAACCCTAAAAATAACTACGGGTTGCTGAAAAAGTCTTTTGATGAGGATAGGTACCAGGCGTTAGGTGTCAGGTATCAGGTTAAAAAATGAAAAATCAAAGGTTCTAGCATAATAATAGCTTCTTAAAAATTCCTAGTTTTCATCAATGATTGTTGATTTGTAGTAAAAAAATTAGAAATTTTGAAGAAAAAACACTATGTTTTCACACTTTTTTTGGGTTTTATAGCAACTTCCACCCTTATGAGGTACAAGATGATCCCCCTCAATCCCCCTTAAAAAGGGGGACTTAAGAATAATGAATGTACCTCATGATAATGAAAAACGCTATATTCTGCTTGAAGCCTTTATTTAATATAAAGTCCGCTTGATCAGCCGAAGGCTGCCGCTGCGCGATCACTTACAAATCAATTCAAAATAATCTTAGTTCAATTTATTGAACGTAAACCTATTAGCCGTGTAATTCATTACACGGTGAGTAAATTACTTCAACTATTGTTGGAGATGTCTATTATTGATTCTCTGAAGTGGGGATTG
Protein-coding regions in this window:
- a CDS encoding nucleotidyltransferase domain-containing protein, with the protein product MILQLSDQEQLIYQRLKIEPQELINFCQENHIAELAVFGSILRDDFNNQSDIDFLITYSPLANRGLLEKIALKEKLEKMCHRPVDLVSKNTIKNSKNWLKKQTILNSCQVIYHA
- a CDS encoding DUF86 domain-containing protein — encoded protein: MRDVSTLIDICQAIELISNYIDNISYQELLNNQEKQDAILRRIMIIGEATKRLSLEFRKQHPSIPWRQIAGMRDIITHEYDNVDLEEVWTVITVNLPTLYEYIYPLLPLDES
- a CDS encoding UDP-3-O-acyl-N-acetylglucosamine deacetylase, with protein sequence MKFNMFKSFQLSGVGLHSGQECTAHLTPAKKGEGRFFVRTDLSQRPIIPATIASVTSTILSTELGQGEAKIRTVEHLLASLCACGIDDVMIEVKGAELPLLDGSGELWVNNILNNLDNKTPTFSSSSISIKEPIWVRKDDAFVAVLPSEKMLFTYGVDFPYAEIQNQWHTWYPEREKFSTAIAPARTFGFAEQIQQLQQAGLILGGNLNNALVCSQDGWVNPPLRFENEPVRHKILDLIGDLSLLGSIPCAHYLAYKASHQLHTELARRIISLNGGY
- the trmFO gene encoding FADH(2)-oxidizing methylenetetrahydrofolate--tRNA-(uracil(54)-C(5))-methyltransferase TrmFO, coding for MNQQEIIVIGGGLAGTEATWQIARAGIPVTLYEMRPAHLSPAHHSEDLAELVCSNSFGADATDRAAGLLHEELRRLDSIIIKTADEHKVPAGGALAVDRGVFSRTLTETLANHPLITLKREEIKTIPSDGIVVLATGPLTSYPLAQELQKFTGMEYMNFFDAASPIIVGESINQDIAFLASRYDKGEAAYLNCPMDKEQYLHFWQELCQAEQAELKDFDRESSKFFEACLPIEELGQRGEDTMRYGPLKPIGLFDARLGDFRENKDKRPYGVVQLRQEDKAGQLWNMVGFQTNLKWGEQKRVFRLIPGLENAEFVRMGVMHKNTFLNAPQLLSPTLQFKHRGTMMGAGQLIGTEGYTAAAAGGWLAGVNASRVYHGQNPLVLSPVTMMGALFDFISSADAKHFQPMPPNFGILPPLEKKIRSKKDRYQAYAQRSLAEIDTITI
- a CDS encoding S-layer homology domain-containing protein codes for the protein MSFFRHSLVLSLLFLLGCSGNENLASRFAPDASLSPNDTTAVEGADPTTTIKLPYTVTVPIYDNAEIVKTEGKEVFWTSSDPINVISDYYKQQLEQKQWQVQVAEDNSLTATNAEKNFNLTMTFTVNGNQTEYQMLGTEITPTATEETPQTPQTPLNAEVETNPENPLAILQQKGIVESSALQPQEIITRREFARWLFKTNNLLYADTVGNVIKEASSNSQPVFSDINNDDPDFGIIQGLAEAGIIPSRLTKDASASNFQPSAPLTRADLLNWKIPLDFRRERVDNVTIDSVRDTWGFQDVNDLSPQLWRNLYLDWQNGENANIRRAFGFTTLFQPQKSVSKNEAGIVLLRMGNQGDGRWLNSSDAQE
- a CDS encoding dCMP deaminase family protein encodes the protein MTDREENRPSWDEYFMLMAKLAATRSTCLAFPVGAVIVKNRQVLATGYNGPPSGSIHCTAQGFCYEGLSSCDASRELPSRAVHAEANAIALASRHGIATEGATIYVTLEPCISCLKLIISAGIKEVFYETDFNLGDRLTVRDYYVQDKLVNLHQMVIRDGVAHKASQFLVAPVSRKSK
- a CDS encoding HEAT repeat domain-containing protein, translated to MSTVNLAEISARLDSDNSKDRLLALASLRQVEAKDAVPLIIKVINDDVLQVRSMAVFALGVKQTEECFPILVKLLETDADYGIRADAAGALGYLQDIRAFDFLVRAFHEDTEWLVRFSAAVSLGNLGDVRAKDVLLRALHSGETVLEQAAISALGEIKAQDCVDEILNFAQSEDWLIRQRLAESLGNFNTEKSISALKYLVRDANSQVSEAALFSLQKLGH